The sequence CGTGCGGCTAAGGAGAATCTTCATGTCGCCGGACACGCCTGAGAGGCCCAGCAGGCCGCTCTCGTGGTTCAGCGCCTGGTCGATTTCGTCCACGGAGAGCCCCTGCTGCCGCTGCAGGTAGAGCGGAATCGCGGGGTCGAGATCGCCGCATCGTGTCGCCATCATCAAGCCCTCGAGCGGCGTGAGACCCATTGTGGTGTCGATGCTGCGGCCCCGGAGAAGCGCCGTGGCCGAGCATCCGGCGCCCAAGTGGAGAAGCACGGCACGCTCCCGCAGCGCTGACCCGAGTTGAGCCGCCGCATCGGCGCAGGCCAGCCCGTGGAACCCGTACCGCCGGATCCCCTGTGCCCGCCAGGCTGCCGGCAGGGCATATTCAAACGCCCGAGCAGGCAGAGCGGCGTGGAACGCGGTGTCAAACACGGCGGCCTGCGGCACGCCCGGGAGCGTCCGGAGGAGATGCCGGATCACCCGGAGCGCGGGCGGTACGTGGAGGGGGACCAGCGTGCCGAGCCCGTCAAGATCCGCCAGCACCCGATCGTCCACCCACACCGGCTCGCGGTAGTGCGGCCTACCGTGCACCACCCGGTGGCCGGCGCAATCCAATCGGGCCGGCTCTTCCAGGCGGCCGAGCAGCACGTCGAGCGCCGCCGTGTGGTCCCGGAGTCCCGTTGTCTCGTCGACCCGATCGCCCGCCGACACCGTCGCGCGCGGGCAGCCGATCCCATCGGCTTCAAGCCTCACCTCCGGGTTCGTTCCGGGAATGCTCCACACGTCCACCCGCAGGGACGAAGAGCCGACGTTCACCGCCAGGACGCGGAGCGACCTCATGCGATGTACGTCCAGGGGCCCGGCGAGGCTAACACGGCCACTGCCACTCGCGAATCTCCGGCATGTCGTCGCCGTGCGTGACGATGTACTGCTGGTGCTCAATGAGCTTGTCGCGCAGGAGCTGCTTGAAGTGCGCCCCCACGCGTGCGAGCCTCGGGACGCGGTCGACCACGTCCCCGGCCAGGTGAAACCGGTCGAGCTCGTTCAGCACCGTCATGTCGAACGGCGTCGTCGTGGTTCCTTCCTCCTTGTAGCCCCGCACGTGGAGATTCGCGTGATTCGTCCGGCGGTACGTCAGCCGGTGGATCAGCCAGGGATAGCCGTGGTAGGCGAAGATGATCGGCCGGTCGGTCGTGAACAT is a genomic window of bacterium containing:
- a CDS encoding acetate/propionate family kinase, with product MRSLRVLAVNVGSSSLRVDVWSIPGTNPEVRLEADGIGCPRATVSAGDRVDETTGLRDHTAALDVLLGRLEEPARLDCAGHRVVHGRPHYREPVWVDDRVLADLDGLGTLVPLHVPPALRVIRHLLRTLPGVPQAAVFDTAFHAALPARAFEYALPAAWRAQGIRRYGFHGLACADAAAQLGSALRERAVLLHLGAGCSATALLRGRSIDTTMGLTPLEGLMMATRCGDLDPAIPLYLQRQQGLSVDEIDQALNHESGLLGLSGVSGDMKILLSRTDEPAVRLTLDVFCYRAAKAAGAMAVALGGCDQLIFTGGIGEHAAPVRAEILAHLAFLGARVDEAANLANAAIISPPQSSISVHIVRIDEGRQIALDTARLRRRESV